A DNA window from Undibacterium sp. YM2 contains the following coding sequences:
- a CDS encoding TonB-dependent receptor, with protein sequence MSPLRPLRLRALTAALTVAFPLSLSLLPATALAIEAIENATQAERVIINGDRPSSLPKEIPTTIEGINAKTMEQTINAIDAEDALKYLPSLLVRKRYVGDYNHAVLATRASGTGNSARSMVYADGILLSNLLGNGAAFTPRWGLVTPEEVERVDVLYGPFSAAYAGNSAGAVVDYVTRMPKQFEAHAKLVGFSENFQQYGTDKSYSGKQLSASLGNKQGAFSWWLNVNQLDSDGHPIAFANKLASTGISSSAGTAVTGAITDKNPQGLDWWILGATGQYHTTQDHAKIKLAYDFSPTLRASYTFGYWRNNMNSGVESYLRDAAGNAVYSGDINIAGKKYTLAPTDMSNSKNQLEHITHGLNLRSNTKGEFDWEVAASLYDYSKDIVRAPTVAIPQANGGGNGRITDGAGTGWNTLALKGIWRPTAEHVAEFGYQREAYQMRTLVSDTDDWINGAAAKRFSAFQGNTQLQSLYAQDAWRINPQWKAIVGGRLEQWQADRGAISSATSTLPFAERKENYFSPKAAIAFKASDDWTLKASAGRAVRMPTVSELYQGSISTTAIVNNDPNLKPEKSWTTEWTAERTLNDGKGFLRTTLFHERTRDALYSQVNTLITPNVTNIQNVDEIHTTGLELAYQASDVFTRGLDLIASLTYANSEITRNDKFPASVGKWQPRVPAWRANFVISYRPEDKLSTTLGLRYSGKQYGSLDNSDSNAFTYQGFSSFVVADVRVRYQLARQWVASVGIDNLNNKKYWAFHPYTQRSVVGELKFDF encoded by the coding sequence ATGTCTCCTTTACGCCCTTTGCGCTTGCGCGCATTGACAGCGGCACTGACTGTCGCCTTCCCTTTGTCTTTATCTTTATTACCAGCTACTGCCCTCGCAATTGAAGCAATAGAAAATGCCACCCAGGCCGAACGTGTCATCATCAATGGTGACCGCCCATCCTCACTACCCAAGGAAATCCCTACCACCATAGAGGGCATCAATGCCAAAACCATGGAGCAGACCATCAATGCCATCGACGCAGAAGATGCCCTGAAATACCTGCCCAGCCTGCTGGTACGCAAACGCTATGTGGGCGACTACAACCATGCTGTACTGGCGACGCGGGCATCCGGCACTGGCAATAGTGCGCGCTCTATGGTGTATGCCGATGGCATCTTGCTGTCGAATTTGCTGGGCAATGGTGCAGCATTCACGCCACGCTGGGGCCTGGTGACGCCGGAAGAAGTCGAACGTGTGGATGTGCTGTACGGCCCCTTCTCTGCTGCCTATGCCGGTAACTCTGCCGGTGCCGTGGTCGATTATGTGACGCGTATGCCCAAGCAGTTTGAAGCCCATGCCAAACTGGTGGGCTTTAGCGAAAACTTCCAGCAATATGGCACCGACAAAAGCTATAGCGGCAAGCAGCTCAGCGCCAGTCTTGGTAATAAACAAGGGGCATTTTCCTGGTGGCTCAATGTGAACCAGCTTGATAGCGATGGCCACCCTATCGCCTTCGCCAACAAGCTGGCCTCCACTGGTATCAGCAGCAGCGCGGGCACCGCAGTGACAGGTGCGATTACCGACAAAAATCCACAAGGGCTGGACTGGTGGATACTGGGTGCAACCGGCCAATACCATACCACGCAAGACCATGCAAAGATCAAGCTTGCCTATGACTTTAGCCCAACTTTGCGTGCGAGCTACACCTTTGGCTACTGGCGCAATAATATGAACAGCGGCGTCGAAAGCTATTTGCGCGATGCTGCTGGCAATGCGGTATATAGCGGCGACATCAATATCGCCGGTAAAAAATATACCCTGGCCCCAACTGACATGTCGAACAGCAAAAACCAGCTAGAGCATATCACACATGGCCTGAACCTCAGGAGCAATACCAAAGGCGAGTTTGACTGGGAAGTCGCCGCCAGCCTGTATGACTACAGCAAGGATATCGTCCGTGCGCCGACAGTGGCCATCCCGCAGGCCAACGGCGGTGGCAATGGCCGGATTACCGATGGAGCAGGTACAGGCTGGAACACCCTGGCCTTGAAAGGTATCTGGCGACCGACAGCAGAACACGTTGCCGAATTTGGCTACCAGCGCGAAGCTTATCAAATGCGTACCCTGGTGTCGGATACGGATGACTGGATCAATGGCGCTGCAGCCAAACGCTTCTCTGCCTTCCAGGGTAATACCCAATTGCAAAGCCTGTATGCGCAAGATGCCTGGCGTATCAATCCGCAATGGAAAGCCATTGTTGGCGGCCGCTTGGAGCAATGGCAGGCAGATCGTGGAGCCATTTCATCAGCGACCAGCACCCTGCCCTTTGCTGAACGTAAGGAAAATTATTTTTCACCCAAGGCAGCTATCGCCTTCAAAGCAAGTGATGACTGGACCCTGAAGGCATCGGCAGGTCGTGCGGTGCGCATGCCTACTGTCTCTGAACTGTATCAAGGAAGCATTTCCACCACCGCCATCGTCAATAATGACCCCAATCTGAAACCAGAAAAATCCTGGACTACGGAATGGACGGCAGAGCGGACGCTCAATGATGGCAAGGGTTTTCTGCGTACCACCCTGTTCCATGAAAGAACCAGGGATGCGCTGTATTCACAAGTGAACACCCTGATCACGCCGAATGTGACGAATATCCAGAACGTCGATGAAATCCATACGACAGGGCTGGAGCTCGCCTACCAGGCTAGCGATGTATTTACCCGTGGGCTGGATTTGATAGCCAGCCTCACGTATGCCAATTCTGAAATAACGCGTAATGACAAATTCCCCGCCAGCGTTGGTAAATGGCAGCCGCGCGTGCCAGCCTGGCGCGCCAATTTTGTCATCAGCTACCGCCCTGAAGACAAACTCAGCACCACGCTGGGTTTGCGTTATAGCGGCAAGCAATATGGCTCACTCGATAACAGCGACAGCAATGCCTTTACTTATCAGGGCTTTTCCAGTTTTGTGGTCGCTGATGTGCGCGTGCGTTATCAACTGGCAAGGCAATGGGTGGCCTCTGTCGGCATAGATAATCTGAACAATAAAAAATACTGGGCCTTTCACCCCTACACGCAACGCAGTGTAGTAGGTGAATTGAAGTTTGATTTTTAA
- a CDS encoding HDOD domain-containing protein yields the protein MTSSAAAPRLTTEQSVDALVKTIRIPPRPSLLADVQAELAANDPDPRKLTGIIANDVAMSASLLKLANSSFFGLRLKAKSVEHAVNLLGITQCGNLMTGIIARQSIQVEKISLVKFWDFSTKRAQAMTQLARRMRVCPPDQAHTFGLFCDIGIPLLLERFPDYAETLELAHQEINETFTAIEEQRHSTSHAAIGSLMARTWGLPESVSLAILLHHDYSVLHDANTEDSVKSLIALALLAEYGIQKYHGQEFSCEWEKGGEAACEFLGLSADEVEDRFEELHELFNHAH from the coding sequence ATGACAAGCTCTGCTGCGGCCCCCCGGCTGACCACTGAACAATCCGTTGATGCGCTCGTCAAGACGATACGCATACCGCCACGTCCCAGCTTGCTGGCAGACGTGCAGGCAGAGCTTGCCGCCAATGATCCTGATCCCCGTAAATTGACTGGCATCATTGCCAATGATGTGGCGATGTCTGCATCATTATTGAAGCTCGCCAACTCTTCTTTCTTCGGTTTGCGCCTCAAAGCCAAATCGGTCGAGCATGCTGTCAATCTGTTAGGAATTACCCAGTGCGGTAATTTGATGACAGGGATTATTGCCCGGCAAAGCATACAGGTTGAGAAAATTTCCCTCGTTAAGTTTTGGGATTTTTCTACCAAACGTGCCCAGGCCATGACACAACTGGCCAGGCGCATGCGTGTTTGCCCGCCTGACCAGGCCCATACCTTTGGTTTGTTCTGTGACATAGGTATTCCTTTATTGCTTGAGCGTTTCCCCGACTATGCGGAAACCCTGGAGCTGGCTCACCAGGAAATCAATGAAACATTTACCGCCATAGAAGAGCAGCGCCATAGTACTTCGCACGCCGCGATTGGCTCATTGATGGCACGCACCTGGGGTTTGCCTGAGAGCGTATCTTTGGCGATACTTTTGCATCATGACTACAGTGTTTTGCATGACGCTAATACTGAAGACTCAGTCAAAAGCCTGATTGCCCTGGCCCTGCTTGCCGAATATGGAATACAAAAATACCATGGGCAAGAATTTTCTTGCGAGTGGGAAAAAGGTGGTGAGGCTGCCTGTGAATTTCTGGGCTTGTCTGCCGATGAAGTTGAAGACAGGTTTGAAGAATTGCACGAACTATTCAATCATGCGCATTAG
- a CDS encoding N-acetylmuramoyl-L-alanine amidase, whose protein sequence is MKKITLYSLFTAVSLFISGCATVGPMGKLDTTISAKSQEERVQFIILHYTALDEPTSLRVLSQQAVSANYLVGDQAPVKVWQLVPENHMAYHAGLSEWKGYSRLNASSIGIEIVNLGFRDTPEGRIYFPFPQAQIDRVIALVKDISARYQIRPEYILGHSDIAPLRKSDPGPLFPWKQLADAGLIPWPKADEVAQRMPAYEMQLPEIKWFQQKLAQYGYGIPQTGLLDETTRSVLVAFQTKYRPAKFDGMPDAETAAMLDTLLANLKAK, encoded by the coding sequence ATGAAAAAAATCACGCTATATAGTTTGTTTACTGCAGTCAGCCTCTTCATCAGTGGCTGTGCCACCGTAGGCCCCATGGGCAAACTTGATACCACCATTTCTGCCAAGAGCCAGGAAGAACGCGTGCAATTCATCATCCTGCATTACACCGCACTGGATGAACCTACCTCCTTGCGCGTACTCAGCCAGCAAGCCGTCAGCGCGAATTACCTAGTTGGTGACCAAGCCCCCGTCAAGGTCTGGCAACTGGTGCCGGAAAATCATATGGCCTATCACGCTGGTCTCAGTGAATGGAAAGGCTATAGCCGTCTGAATGCCAGTTCCATAGGCATAGAAATCGTCAATCTCGGTTTCAGGGATACGCCAGAAGGCAGGATTTACTTCCCCTTCCCGCAAGCCCAGATAGACCGCGTGATTGCACTCGTCAAGGATATCTCGGCACGCTACCAGATACGCCCTGAATACATACTCGGCCATTCCGACATCGCGCCGTTGCGCAAGTCAGACCCTGGCCCGCTCTTCCCCTGGAAGCAACTGGCCGACGCTGGCCTGATCCCCTGGCCCAAGGCAGACGAAGTCGCCCAGCGCATGCCAGCCTATGAAATGCAATTGCCCGAGATTAAATGGTTCCAGCAAAAACTTGCACAATACGGCTATGGCATTCCACAAACCGGTCTGCTCGATGAAACCACCCGCAGTGTGCTGGTCGCCTTCCAGACCAAGTACAGGCCAGCAAAATTTGACGGCATGCCAGATGCAGAAACCGCCGCCATGCTCGATACCCTGCTGGCGAACCTGAAGGCGAAATAA
- a CDS encoding DUF2946 family protein: MSAQHISLSCFRHLVRAVLLMYVLTLGVAMASSVVKSGEQGMNLICTSTGYKFIKADGSGVKETGKSMTHMLDCSMCLAASLPASFPQTTVFAAPHALSYATRSIPAARLASIVAAPLPARGPPAI; encoded by the coding sequence ATGTCCGCCCAACATATTTCCCTGTCGTGTTTTCGCCACCTGGTGCGCGCAGTACTGCTGATGTATGTACTGACGCTGGGTGTCGCGATGGCATCTTCTGTGGTGAAATCCGGCGAACAGGGCATGAATCTGATCTGTACCAGTACCGGCTATAAATTCATCAAAGCGGACGGCAGTGGTGTCAAAGAGACTGGCAAGAGCATGACGCACATGCTTGATTGCTCCATGTGTCTGGCAGCCAGTTTGCCTGCCAGCTTCCCGCAAACCACGGTTTTTGCAGCACCCCACGCTCTTTCCTACGCTACCCGCTCCATACCCGCTGCACGCCTGGCATCGATTGTTGCAGCACCTTTACCTGCACGCGGGCCGCCTGCTATCTAA
- a CDS encoding ABC transporter permease, with product MKRFSLARMFAIFIKEFQQMMRDRLTFAMAVGIPILQLILFGYAINTDPKGLPTAVVSTDNSAMARSFVVAMQNTGYFRIDSVGQSEQEAEALLGKGKIQFMLVIPPQFTQQLVRGEKPALLISVDATDPSASGNAIAALNAIATQALHHDLKGPLQYLQTATPAYEVRVHRRYNPEGLSRYNIVPGLIGTILTMTMVMLTSLAMTRERERGTMENLLATPVRPAEVMVGKILPYVLIGYIQLGVIISAAFLLFEVPMMGSFSLLMSMIGVFILANLAVGFTFSTIAKNQLQAMQMTFFFFLPSMLLSGFMFPFRAMPEWAQAIGEALPLTHFLRIVRGILLKGNTADQLAPELWPMLVFLLVAGFVALKRYRQTLD from the coding sequence ATGAAGCGCTTTTCGCTGGCACGCATGTTCGCCATCTTTATCAAGGAATTCCAGCAAATGATGCGTGACCGCCTGACCTTTGCCATGGCGGTTGGAATCCCCATCCTGCAACTCATCCTGTTTGGCTATGCGATTAATACCGATCCCAAGGGTTTGCCAACTGCTGTAGTCAGTACCGACAATAGTGCCATGGCACGCAGCTTTGTCGTTGCCATGCAAAACACAGGCTACTTCCGTATCGATTCGGTAGGCCAGAGTGAGCAAGAGGCAGAAGCCTTGCTGGGAAAAGGCAAAATACAATTCATGCTGGTGATACCGCCACAATTCACCCAGCAACTGGTGCGCGGTGAAAAACCAGCCTTGCTGATCTCCGTTGATGCGACCGATCCTTCAGCATCAGGGAATGCCATCGCCGCGTTGAATGCCATTGCTACCCAGGCTTTGCATCATGACTTGAAAGGCCCTTTGCAATACCTGCAAACCGCCACGCCAGCTTATGAGGTGCGCGTGCACCGTCGCTATAATCCCGAGGGCCTGTCACGCTATAACATCGTGCCCGGCCTGATAGGCACCATACTCACCATGACCATGGTCATGCTGACCTCACTCGCCATGACACGCGAACGTGAGCGCGGCACCATGGAAAACCTGCTGGCAACCCCGGTGCGCCCGGCAGAAGTCATGGTCGGCAAGATACTGCCCTATGTGTTGATAGGCTATATACAACTGGGCGTTATCATCAGTGCTGCCTTTCTGTTATTTGAAGTGCCGATGATGGGCAGCTTCAGCCTGCTCATGAGCATGATAGGTGTTTTCATCCTCGCCAATCTCGCAGTCGGTTTTACCTTTTCGACGATAGCGAAGAACCAGTTGCAAGCGATGCAGATGACCTTCTTTTTCTTCCTGCCATCGATGCTGCTGTCCGGTTTCATGTTCCCTTTCCGCGCCATGCCGGAATGGGCGCAAGCGATAGGCGAAGCACTGCCATTGACGCATTTCCTGCGCATCGTGCGGGGGATCTTGTTGAAGGGAAATACCGCAGACCAGCTAGCACCAGAGCTATGGCCCATGCTGGTGTTTCTGCTGGTGGCGGGGTTTGTGGCTTTGAAGAGGTATAGGCAGACGTTGGATTAA
- a CDS encoding CreA family protein: MKLPSLSFAAVAIFTAFSAYGTVALAENVGSVDTAFKLIGPDHKVVVEAYDDPKVNGVTCYVSRAKTGGISGGLGLAEDKSEASIACRQVGPISFNGQLKQQDEVFNQSLSILFKKLRIVRMVDQKRNALVYLTYSDKLIDGSPKNSVTAVPVDRSTPIPVK; encoded by the coding sequence ATGAAACTGCCATCATTAAGTTTTGCCGCTGTAGCTATCTTCACCGCCTTCTCTGCGTACGGCACAGTTGCCCTGGCTGAAAACGTCGGCAGTGTTGATACTGCCTTCAAACTCATAGGTCCGGACCACAAGGTCGTCGTGGAAGCTTATGATGATCCTAAGGTCAATGGCGTCACCTGTTATGTGTCGCGTGCCAAGACTGGTGGCATCTCAGGTGGCTTGGGTCTGGCAGAAGACAAGTCTGAAGCCTCGATTGCCTGTCGCCAGGTTGGCCCCATCAGTTTTAATGGTCAGCTTAAACAGCAGGATGAAGTTTTTAATCAAAGTCTGTCTATACTGTTCAAAAAGCTGCGCATAGTCCGCATGGTGGATCAAAAGCGCAATGCCTTGGTCTACCTGACTTATTCTGACAAGCTGATAGATGGCTCACCCAAGAATAGTGTGACGGCTGTTCCAGTAGATCGCAGTACGCCCATCCCAGTCAAATAG
- a CDS encoding APC family permease, translating into MRQVSLGQQLTRTKPIDHSEQVTDDQGHSLHRSLGLFSLTMIGVGSTIGTGIFFTMVEAVPKAGPSVILSFIIAAITAGLTALCYSELSSRIPASGSSYSYAYATVGEFGAFIVAACLLLEYGLAASATAIGWSAYLNNFLTNALGWQIPEMLRSPMIVAGANGVEFHAGQFNLPPMVLVAICCILLLRGAKESATVNAVMVMIKLVILTFFAVVAFSGFNAEHFTPFFNTDNSKGLAGMAGVTAAAGTVFFSFIGLDTVATAGAEVKNPKRNVPLGIMAALVVVTVFYLLVAVAAVGAQPAKMFEGQEAGLAVILQNVTGKAWPALILSAGAVISVFSVTLVTIYGQSRILFAISKDGLIPSSFQRVHARTRTPVSNTIIVCLLVGIVAGLVDSTFLWDMVSMGTLVAFMVVSVAVPVIRRQKLGDEAGGFRVPFGPYLIPGMSILACLYILKDLSATTYHVFFIWMAITIVIYFLYSRAHSHLNKQQ; encoded by the coding sequence TTGAGACAAGTTAGCCTGGGTCAGCAACTGACCCGCACCAAGCCCATAGACCATAGCGAACAAGTGACGGACGATCAGGGCCATAGCCTGCATCGCTCACTGGGCTTGTTTTCCCTGACCATGATAGGCGTGGGTTCTACCATAGGTACCGGTATTTTCTTTACCATGGTAGAGGCCGTGCCCAAGGCTGGGCCTTCGGTCATTTTGTCCTTTATCATTGCAGCGATTACGGCTGGTTTGACAGCACTCTGCTATTCCGAGTTGTCTTCCCGTATCCCGGCATCCGGCTCTTCTTATTCTTATGCCTATGCAACAGTCGGTGAATTTGGTGCCTTCATTGTTGCCGCCTGTTTATTGCTGGAATATGGTTTGGCTGCCAGTGCGACGGCGATAGGCTGGTCTGCCTATCTGAATAATTTCCTGACCAATGCCCTCGGCTGGCAGATACCCGAAATGCTACGTTCACCCATGATAGTCGCGGGTGCCAACGGGGTGGAATTTCATGCTGGTCAATTCAATTTGCCACCGATGGTGCTGGTGGCGATTTGCTGCATACTTTTGTTGCGCGGTGCCAAGGAATCTGCGACGGTAAATGCCGTCATGGTCATGATCAAGCTGGTGATTTTGACTTTCTTTGCCGTCGTGGCATTTTCCGGCTTCAATGCAGAGCATTTCACACCTTTCTTTAATACTGACAACAGCAAGGGTCTGGCCGGCATGGCTGGCGTAACGGCTGCTGCCGGTACGGTATTCTTTTCATTCATCGGTCTTGATACGGTGGCAACCGCTGGTGCTGAAGTCAAGAACCCCAAGCGCAATGTGCCGCTCGGCATCATGGCGGCGCTGGTCGTTGTGACCGTGTTTTATTTGCTGGTGGCAGTTGCCGCGGTTGGCGCCCAACCAGCCAAGATGTTTGAAGGCCAGGAAGCTGGTCTGGCAGTGATCTTGCAAAACGTTACAGGCAAAGCCTGGCCTGCATTGATCTTGTCTGCTGGCGCTGTTATTTCTGTATTCAGCGTGACTCTGGTGACTATTTATGGCCAGAGCCGGATCTTGTTTGCGATCAGTAAAGATGGTTTGATCCCCAGTTCCTTCCAGCGTGTGCATGCGCGCACCCGCACGCCTGTCAGCAATACCATCATCGTCTGCCTGCTGGTGGGTATCGTCGCTGGCCTGGTTGATTCGACCTTCTTGTGGGACATGGTCAGCATGGGTACCCTGGTCGCCTTTATGGTGGTCTCGGTTGCCGTACCTGTCATACGCAGGCAAAAGCTGGGTGACGAAGCAGGTGGTTTTAGGGTGCCTTTCGGTCCTTATCTGATACCGGGCATGAGCATACTGGCTTGCCTGTATATCCTCAAGGATTTGTCGGCAACGACTTACCATGTGTTCTTTATCTGGATGGCAATCACTATCGTGATTTATTTCCTGTACAGCAGAGCCCATTCACACTTGAATAAACAGCAATAA
- a CDS encoding HlyD family secretion protein produces the protein MSAPLGGKLDSIKVQAGQQVTKDSLLFALDAEAENAAHDEASARLTSAQAQASNTEKGRRTEEIAVTQAQLTSAQAQAALARQELARQQQLVGQGLVSKSRMDDAQTSVKLAEARVAELNAALSVAKLPARVDERAAAQASADAAKEALRQTIWRSGQKSQNAPANALVAEVFFRQGEYVQPGQPVLSLLPPENRKARFFVPEAELGKIAVGQAVSLHCDGCAAPVPAHISRIASQAEYTPPVIYSNAQRAKLVFMVEAKPDQPGKLLLHPGQPLDVSLLVPASTGKAQ, from the coding sequence ATCTCTGCACCGCTGGGTGGCAAACTTGACAGTATCAAGGTGCAGGCGGGCCAGCAAGTGACCAAGGATAGCCTGCTGTTTGCTCTTGATGCCGAAGCTGAAAATGCCGCCCATGACGAAGCCAGTGCCCGCCTCACGAGCGCGCAGGCGCAAGCCAGCAATACTGAAAAAGGCAGGCGTACAGAAGAGATTGCAGTCACCCAGGCACAATTGACAAGTGCGCAGGCACAGGCCGCCCTGGCAAGACAGGAATTGGCACGCCAGCAGCAATTGGTAGGGCAGGGCTTAGTGTCCAAATCCCGCATGGATGATGCACAAACCAGTGTCAAACTCGCGGAAGCCCGCGTGGCAGAATTAAACGCCGCATTGAGTGTCGCCAAGCTGCCAGCACGTGTAGATGAACGCGCCGCTGCCCAAGCCAGTGCCGATGCCGCAAAAGAAGCCTTGCGCCAGACTATCTGGCGCTCAGGCCAAAAATCACAAAACGCACCCGCGAATGCGTTAGTGGCAGAAGTCTTTTTCCGCCAGGGCGAATATGTGCAGCCAGGTCAACCGGTATTGTCGCTGCTGCCGCCAGAAAACCGCAAAGCCCGGTTCTTTGTGCCGGAAGCTGAGTTGGGCAAGATTGCTGTTGGTCAGGCAGTCAGCCTGCATTGCGATGGCTGCGCAGCACCGGTACCTGCCCACATCTCCCGCATCGCCAGCCAGGCTGAATACACACCACCGGTCATTTATTCAAATGCACAAAGAGCCAAGCTGGTGTTCATGGTCGAGGCCAAACCAGATCAGCCCGGCAAACTCTTGCTGCACCCCGGTCAGCCTCTGGATGTGTCGCTGCTGGTTCCAGCAAGTACAGGAAAAGCACAGTGA
- a CDS encoding TetR/AcrR family transcriptional regulator produces the protein MARPSQQLDEVLLQSGRALFAQHGCGGLSLRMLAEHAGVNVGMFHYHFKNKDNFLTQLLQTMYDEVFVQLQAEVNHEGSPMQRLREALCLLGRLLREHGSWIGRVWADAAQGEKVARQFLEKNGARHVLLITGLLMQAMQAGEIAMAPPAYALSFLMGSVAAPMVIVPRALDMGFVPAMLQEPLSQVLSDAAIADRVNRALYALAATNEELRRV, from the coding sequence ATGGCACGTCCTTCTCAACAGCTTGACGAAGTTTTATTGCAAAGCGGGCGCGCGCTGTTTGCCCAGCATGGCTGTGGCGGCTTGTCCCTGCGCATGCTGGCAGAGCATGCAGGCGTGAACGTAGGCATGTTCCATTATCACTTCAAGAATAAAGATAATTTCCTGACGCAGTTGCTGCAAACCATGTACGACGAAGTGTTCGTGCAACTGCAGGCTGAGGTGAATCATGAAGGCTCACCCATGCAGCGTCTGCGTGAAGCTCTGTGTCTGCTGGGGCGTTTGCTGCGTGAGCATGGCAGCTGGATAGGGCGGGTCTGGGCTGATGCCGCGCAAGGTGAAAAAGTCGCCAGACAATTTCTCGAAAAAAACGGCGCGCGTCATGTACTGCTGATCACTGGTTTGCTCATGCAAGCCATGCAGGCTGGGGAAATAGCCATGGCCCCGCCTGCCTATGCGCTGTCATTTTTGATGGGCAGTGTCGCTGCCCCCATGGTCATCGTGCCGCGTGCACTGGATATGGGCTTTGTACCAGCCATGTTGCAAGAACCTTTAAGCCAGGTATTGAGCGATGCCGCAATTGCCGACCGCGTTAACCGTGCCCTGTATGCCCTGGCTGCAACGAATGAGGAGTTACGCCGTGTATAA
- a CDS encoding ABC transporter ATP-binding protein produces MNSATNTSVDTGNLAINVHGLSKSYGGRAVVDKVELQVARGSICGFLGPNGSGKTTTIRMLCGLLTPDAGTGSCLGLDIIKQAEQIKRQVGYMTQKFGLYDDLSIRQNLDFVARLFELPNRKNAVDLSLERLGLTARQQQLAGSLSGGWKQRLALAACLIHEPRLLLLDEPTAGVDPKARRDFWDQIHLLADQGITVLVSTHYMDEAERCHELCYIAYGKILARGTEAEIIRDSKLKVWTLQGEQLGTLLEPLKSASGVLSVAAFGNAVHVAGLDEALVLQALDGIRHQANIQITPSAANLEDVFISLIASAPDNFSKDDIQQIQKIRQKVTA; encoded by the coding sequence GTGAACAGCGCAACGAATACCAGTGTTGACACAGGAAATCTGGCCATCAATGTGCATGGCCTGAGCAAATCCTATGGCGGTCGTGCCGTCGTCGATAAAGTCGAACTGCAAGTTGCCAGGGGCAGTATCTGCGGTTTTCTGGGACCAAACGGCAGCGGAAAAACCACTACCATACGCATGCTGTGCGGCTTGCTGACGCCCGATGCTGGCACGGGTTCTTGCCTGGGTCTGGATATCATCAAACAGGCAGAGCAGATCAAGCGCCAGGTCGGTTATATGACGCAAAAGTTTGGTCTGTATGATGATTTGTCGATACGCCAGAACCTGGATTTCGTCGCGCGCCTGTTTGAGCTGCCCAACAGAAAAAATGCAGTCGATCTTTCTCTCGAAAGGCTGGGCCTGACAGCCCGCCAGCAACAACTGGCAGGATCATTGTCCGGCGGCTGGAAACAGCGCCTGGCACTGGCTGCCTGCCTCATTCACGAACCACGTCTGCTGTTGCTGGATGAACCAACGGCTGGCGTCGATCCAAAAGCGCGTCGCGATTTTTGGGACCAGATTCATTTGCTGGCTGACCAGGGCATCACAGTGCTGGTGTCCACTCATTACATGGATGAGGCTGAACGCTGTCATGAACTTTGCTACATCGCCTACGGCAAAATACTCGCACGTGGCACCGAGGCAGAAATCATACGTGACTCCAAACTCAAGGTCTGGACTCTGCAAGGTGAGCAACTGGGTACTTTACTTGAGCCATTGAAGTCGGCATCAGGGGTATTAAGTGTCGCCGCATTCGGCAATGCCGTCCACGTCGCCGGGCTGGACGAGGCCCTGGTCTTGCAGGCACTCGACGGCATAAGGCATCAAGCCAATATACAAATCACGCCGAGTGCGGCGAACCTGGAAGATGTCTTCATCAGCCTGATCGCCAGCGCACCTGATAATTTTTCCAAAGACGATATTCAACAAATACAGAAAATACGTCAAAAGGTGACAGCATGA
- a CDS encoding D-alanyl-D-alanine carboxypeptidase family protein produces the protein MVANQAANFIIPPQLLEQRGLLPQQEATELVLAETGEDGRQYLLTPATKLAWQAMKAAASEDGIALLMISAFRSIARQTEIISDKLAEGKQLKDILLVCAPPGYSEHHTGRAIDIATPEDPELEISFDTTAAFAWLQNSARRFGFHMSYPPGNSSGFQYEPWHWCFQS, from the coding sequence ATGGTCGCCAACCAGGCTGCAAACTTCATCATCCCGCCGCAACTGCTGGAACAGCGTGGCCTGCTACCGCAGCAAGAAGCCACAGAACTGGTACTGGCAGAAACCGGCGAAGATGGCAGGCAATACCTGCTGACACCTGCCACCAAGCTCGCCTGGCAAGCCATGAAGGCTGCCGCCAGCGAGGATGGCATTGCCCTGCTGATGATCTCCGCCTTTCGAAGCATCGCCAGACAAACCGAGATCATCAGCGACAAACTGGCCGAGGGCAAGCAACTCAAAGATATATTGCTAGTCTGCGCCCCACCCGGCTACAGCGAACATCACACTGGCCGAGCGATAGACATCGCCACGCCAGAAGACCCTGAACTGGAAATTTCTTTTGACACCACGGCTGCCTTTGCCTGGCTGCAAAATAGTGCACGGCGCTTTGGTTTTCACATGTCCTACCCGCCAGGAAATAGCAGCGGGTTTCAATATGAGCCGTGGCATTGGTGTTTTCAGTCTTAA